The genomic window ACTCTTTCTCTCAATTTTTGCCACTAGGTTTTGGGGAGTTTTGATGAGGTACATGCATTTCGCGAAACCTGAAGTTTTACAACAGAATGTTAGCCCATCTCGATCTCTTAGTGTTTGGTCTTATTAGTATAGGTTTTTATCTCTTGAAGATTGATTATATCTCTTAAGGGCTCTGGCATATAAATATAAGGGTGAAAGCCTTATTATAGAACATATATGAATAACAGAGAAAAAAATTCCTATATTATGTCTTCTATTTGTGTAATTATTTATCACTAAAATCTCTGAACTACACTCGGTTCTTTTAACACTTTTCATGTGTTTTTTTATGTGTTGTTAGCCTTGCTTAACTTTTCTGTTTACTCTCCTTTTCATGCCTTCAAAAAAGAAAGGGCACCAACAGCAAGTTGCATGCTGTCCGTGTTTTttctcaacaaaaaaaatagttataattttctGTTTTGTTGAATTAAAAAAGACCTTGGCATTTTCTGGGCCAAGCCGTGTCGCTGGGCAGCAGAAAAGGCAAATTTATTTCGGACCTAAAACCTCTTCGCAGGACTGGACCTACTAGACTACCGGACCTGTGCTGGCCTGGCAAGGCTATTGAGCCTAGGAATTTCGGGACGGGTTGGGGCGCAGGGTCTTTTTCAGtgcaatataaataaaaaaaatggattATCGGGCTGGGCTGATCGGAAATCATGGCGCGTAATATGAGGCAAGCTGTTTGTTTGGTTTCTTGCATGAGGACAGCACCaaattttgtttcctttgcaTGCGAGAGACGGTATAGTGTTCCATTCCAGGAAATCCAATTCTAAGCGTGTGCTCACCTACAGCTAAGCCGGATTCGTGCACTTTTAAGCTTAGAAATAAAATTGTGTACATCATGTTGACACATTTGCACCTTCGAAAATCCTCGGAAAAACTTGTTCATCTGTATCGAATAAAATGATATTACCTTTTGCAACATGAACGTATTTTTGTCGAAAAAAATTCAGGTGTGCATGTTTTGGCATCATGTACAATCATGCATATGTATGAATCCTGAGGTTTTGTTGCTTCTTATTTATGTGTCATCATTATATTCCACATAAATTTTGAACCAAAATGTGAgcaacatttcaaaatatttcaaCATCGGTAACATCGGGCAATTAAATAGCAAGGACTGCACTTAAACTGTAGAAATGAGATCGTGACTAAaggaggtgaataggcgtctaaataaatttcttgcaaaattgatgatttttttctatttggatcacccaacgcatctCGAAACTAAAGCAGAAGCACAAATCgaaagaagttttaacaaggGAAAATcaaggcaacacgactccacaaATATTATATGAactataggttctatttaacaTCAATCCATATATCTTaacactcgaaagatcacaaatagcaaagaaacaagaaaagataaacactgAGTAACGAAACTTTTCAAGTTGTTTGtctagaggtaagagaattcaagaccctatcacataagcgtgtgtatgcgaattttatgcctctagcaacaagaaaaataacctcacaatgtgctgaaattttagccaaatataaaaacgaaaattaaaaccgaaaaggaaaaacttgcacacaaggtaAGAAAACCAaaagaggaaaactagaaggaggagaattcaagcatatgaaacaaaataaacttcattaattaaagagatcagtcctattttagatggattataaagattttcctctcaaaaatctcacttattacataggctaagcattcatcatcctcttcactaaaaccctagcacaatgctctcatatggatagcacaagaggctcaaatgGTTGGTTCTCCCTCTCCtatagccatacccctctatttataggcttagaaaacttgaccatcaaatttcctagttttttttcaaaatattcctctcttgtagtacacttctacctaccactaaagacattttagtctattttcttcttcatttatcGGACGGCTCCGGTGCCTTTACGTCTTAGCTTTGCCTTggcgcaagcttcgcgatggtgtcatgtactcctccaatcctcccacgattttgagaccaaaccgtgaaaccctagcacgcttctcaaaacatgactagccgtcacttgcttccacctaaagctagcgctccgatgatgaagcGTGTCCTTCATCGTGCGATCTTGaccatcggcaagtctctcctgttCCCAATCGCTCGGgtcaccttatcacttgcaccggcatccccctttgcttgactttgtcaacatgccatcttTATCCTTCgtttcatgctttacttgacctttatgtgtatagctaggatcacccttgactctactCATCCCTAgagatcgtctggcaccaagcacccgcttagccctgatcacctGTTACCGgccatcaagttgcatccatcacctgcacaccttaaaacaagcaaacacatttctccacactccaaaatatctCTAGGTTAGCATTAAATCAAAAAGAATGCGACTCAaactcccaaagcgcaactcataagaagtcaaattcaagatcgagcgcaagaaaatccgattggagatgtagcaggTTGGACTAATAGCCTCAGCCGAAAacctcctaggagtcctatactCATCGAGCATTATCCTAactatctccaccaaagtgcgattcttcctctcaacaacaccattctgctgaggaacgtgTGGGACAAAAAATTATTGCTCAATGCCAtgatcaagacagaaagcatcaaatgtatagttcttgaactctgtGCCATTATCAccgtgaattgctttcaatgcaccagaaaATTCCTTGAATAATATTCTCAAAGTTAAGCTCCGAAAgtatgagaacacttcatccttactcacaagaaagaaaaccctagagtagcgagagaagtcatcaacaatgataagaacataccacttctcgCCCGTCGAATGAATCCGAGAAGGaacaacagtgtccatatggagaagttctcccgatcgtttagtcatcactagattgattGGTGGATGAGACacagcaaccatcttgccatgccgacaaagagcacaaacaagattcttctcaaacttgagcttgggcaatcctcgaatcaagcctaagacactcaaacgagtaagcaaatcaaaacttatgtgccctagtctcctatgccatatCCAAAGTCCAGAAGAAGGTtaagcaatcaaacaacaataagaaccaagagactcagaaaaatcagctccaaaaactctcccaacttgagaaatcttgcaaatcaaagcgccagaagaatcaagaactcaagaagtatcacgtttgaaaCTCACTTCCATGTCAttatccaacaactgagatacagagagaagttTGTAGTCCAGATGCTCaaccaaagctacatccttaagagtgaaattctcatttacctttaccatacctttggctttcacccttcatTTCCGATTATcaccgaatgtgatgtactcgtatCGCTTCATGGGTGTGagactggagaaccatgatgaatcttcgGTCATGTGGTgtgaacaaccggagtcaataAGTCACTTGTTCTCTaagcctccgcctgccacctacatatgacaagaataataggtggatggttcagtacatgggttagtcaaaaacctcttgggaatccaggtctgggtcatccgccctaaagtggtaaaagcaggtgcatgtGAAATAGTTCTAGTACGCTAAGggtgagtaccacgatgaggaaaacgtgGTGCGCCAAAGCGCtgagactcaaagcctcttacacgtggattaaatccatatgagtcatggtaaaatccacgctagacaacacctctaggaagagacttaAAAGCGCTAGGGACTCATAAGTGGAagcgagaaaaaggctcatgtacaccaacagaggggcagtACATGTTCCAGGTGCTCTACTCCCACTCACTCCGCTCACCAGTCCTACaatgaaagcaaaacccaaccaagtgaccctctctctctggcagtaggtgcagtggtagcgtctttCGAGAACTCATATGAcggtcactcggggctctctcacaggctctctcatcttaggatATGGAGATCTCTCGGATTGTGGtgcgggtttcttctttgtgggttgaggaatgtatttcttgatgggttatggtgtggcattgattttgaacttctcagcttctagggtagtaggtgtgatGAACACAATCTTACTCTCTCCACTGTAAGCCACCTTCTCAAAACCCAATCCAAGAGCTAAACccgccttatcagcacacatcttgatcttgaccgagatcaaattcattttccctttgccctatgagcacttctccaccagagaaaggaggtactcattcttagTCAAATGCTTTTGATCAtgccctctaacctagctaAGTTTATCCTGAAAAAATGGTGCAGATGAAATAATTTggttgcacatccttagaactcccagcactctctaatctagactcTAACTCCTTTAGACGCTTGTCTTTTAgttcaatatcttttgtaagcaaagggcaattcttataagcatctaagagagtagacctagactccttctcaaggagcttcttctcggcactcttaAGCCAActagtgacttgagcatgcacattacgaagctcggcaagtttagCCATGATAATCAAGCAACTCTCATACTGCGCAACATCGAGTCTAGACCTAAGGAATACAAGTTTAGTAGAGGCAGACTTATACTTAGGCCTAAAATCTTTCAACTCGTGTATAGCTTTCTTAAGTATCCTATCATggctaatgagagcatcattcaagataTCGACTTGGATGCAAAGCTAGTCATAGGAAGATAATACCTTAGAAGGATCCAACTCAGGGTCGCTATCATCGGTGTTGTCGTCTGCCATGAAGTAGAGGTTACTGAAGTACTTGgccttcttgttctttgctggaggttcatcctcctccgagctctcctcatCGCTAGAagaagtgtcgatgtcgctgagaagCCATCTTGGCCGCTTTCTTGGCCATTTTATCatagtttttcttgaagaagggcttcttattcttcttcttgtgcttgttgtagtcgtggtcaccgtcctccatcttcttgagcttatggcagtccgccttgaagtacGTAGTGTCACCACACCCAAAGCAGGTATGAGAACTACCCCTCCTTCGGTCTCGACGATTATTGTAGAAGCGGGcgaacttcttcacgatcagcgtaaggtcctcatcatccagcgcgTTCACCTACTCCTTTATGACAGAAATCaagaaagacaaagcaaatccactcaaTAAAGTGtcagcacaagaaaagccaattGTAAACTAATTGTCACCACCAGGTCCAGAAACCAACGTCATGTTCTAATACAGGGGATTTCCGATACTGATTCGAACCGCCTTTGCTATCtcagtggatttgagcttgctgaagagctcatcacaagtcaacgttTCATAACTTGGAAACTCTTCaatactcgagatcttcacttctcatatgctacggtcaagagcataaagaagcttgatcgctctctcgtggtcagaatagggtaaaacaccagttgatcgaagattactaacaatcccatcaaagcaagcaaacatcgcatccaaagactctccggaGCCTTGtataaacatttggtattcttagttgtatgtgctttggagTCTggtcttaatctgattagtgccttcatgaaagatacTCAGAGTATTCTAGATCTCCCAggtagtacggaggtgctggacgaccctgtcaaactcattccgacttagggtagtgaacaaaatatttctgacctTGTTGTTgacctcatactgttcgatttgaacctgagtcatgcAAGCAGCAGTGATCTCATAGTTGGATTCAATAACTTCCCATATTagacttccttggcttagaagataagccttcaTACGCACCTTTCAGTAAAAAAATCACGGTAATCAAACAGCGGAATCTTCTCATTTCTCTCCATGTtgcctatggatcacaaagccaattAAAGTAAACAAGTGATaaaactggctctgataccaattgtaggaaggAGATTAGTGAGTAGAAAGGGGGTGAATAAACGcctaaacaatttttttttgaaatcgatggtcttctcctatttggatcacccaacgcacctcaaaactcaagcggaagcaaaaatcgagagaagttttaacaagagaaaatcgaggcaacacgacttCATGGATGGTATATATACCACGTGTTCTATTTAATatcaattcatgtgtcttagcactcgaaagatcacagcTAACCCCAATTACCCATTgttgaccgccaagttgcatcatcacctgcacaccttgaaacaagcaaacatatttctctacACTCTAAAACATCTTGAGGTTAGAATTAAATCAAAAATATTAAGTCAGATCACATCCTACAGAaaatgtgaacactggatgttccgatgtgttctgctcttgaacaccggactatcctgtgAGTGTAATGCTATCTATTCTAAAAAAACTTttctctctacaagaaaatgTCTGGTGAAAGCTTCCGATGATCTCATGTCTATTACCAAATAATCCAATATGTACCAATCCATCGAACCACACTTATGTAATCTTTCTGCAACAAAAGGTATGGTGCATTCTTCGGTGTTCATAATCTCAGCAACGGACTATTCAGCGTATATAATCAAATTTGGTGCCAAAATTTTTCTCTCTGAAGAAAATACTCTAGCGCTCTCaaaatccatcaccagaccatctggtgtttgctttcatttctgcttcagtattgaaaatgctccgatgataCCCTCCGATTTAGCCACCACACTCACTAGACCttctggtgcattgatctccaatttcacCCGAAAATTTGCGctctgtaagaaatagtccggcgagTACACACTACCCACACCGGAACATTCGATGTTCACATCGAAACttccggtgtgtgtaatttttctgtacagagaagaattcgcCAATTCCAAACACCATCGACTCAAATTAGACATGAATAAGAATAAACATCCACAAATATATATTAAACAAGTTCAAAATAAATTAACTATTCTTAATACCTTATCATATACAATCTATGATACTTCTTCACTTAGTTTCTTATAAACAACTAGAGACGGCTAACAATCCCTTTCAGCTTGCCCTGCAAATCACGTACGGTAGGTGCGTATAGTCAATCATGGAAAGGTTAGTTTTGGCCACGACCAGCTAATGGATAGGTAGCTGGACGAAATCCCTATGGAAGAAACTGCAATGGTGTGAACGCCGGTTAATCGGTCATTATCTGATCTAATTAAGCACATCAATTCTCCAACATTGGGCTATTCTGATGGCGTGTTCTATGATGACTTTGGACTTGACATCTATGTAAATCCCAACGAGTTGGTGGGGGTTCCTTACTCTCCGATGGCAAGTTTTGGACAGCAAATCCTAGAGTTTGCTGGTCAAGATGACCATTCACGTGATCATATGGCTTATGAGTTGAAAAACTTCCAGTAGCCCTCGTTATCAAGTAATCGCCAATATAGACAAAGAGATTCTGAAGGATGAACTTCACTTTACGGAATTCGATGCATGTACAAAACAAAAGACATAGAGGATTATGGTGTCAATGCTCTCTTCACTAATCATCCAGATGACCAGGTAGGTGTAAGTCCTACACATGAGAGCCCCGTCGCAAATAAAAGAGATGATGGTGATCCATTGGgcggggaggagggagggggtgaTCGACTCCATCAGAACTCCCATCATCAGCACACATCCAAGACATAGAATAGCACTGTATGAGTCACCAGATATTGCCTCGATGTTTGGTGTTCAGTTTGTTGAGGAGACAAGGCAACAACGAACAGTTTGTACCAGGTAATGCTCAATACATATAAGGCGCAAGGACTCTGCTCTCCAATCCACCTTAGTGAGGATTAGATACTCTAGAGGGGGCACGGTGGTTAAAAGACATTGTTGTGATTATCACCCATGCAATATAATAGGCAGAAGCTTCAAGCTCAGCAAAATATACTACTCGGACCGGTAGCACACACTGATATAGCTCCAACCCAATCTCCCCGAGTCGAAGGAGGAAGACTAGACCTTCCTATGAAAGTATGCACAATTGTGATCGGCAAATAGGTCATGCAATACCTGCCAGCAACTGCCTTGATTTAGATCTATGTTACAAGATCAATGAGCATCGTAACAAAGCGGTACATCAGGAGAGACCTCCTGGGAGGGCAATACCAAGTTCCATGACCCATGCTAATATGATTCATGAGAGTAGGGGTTATGACCCTAATTATCGGAGGGGCACTGCGGTGGTCACCTGGCGTCGAGCTTTCACACCCGATCTCGGAGCAGTATATTAGCAAGATAGATTCTGACCTAGTACATTGGAAAAGTAGAATGAAAGTTCTAATCCATTGGAATTTCTCCATATCTATACAAGTGATATACAAGCGCCAAGGAAGATGAGAAGGTTATGGTCAATTACCTCCACAAGGTAACTGAAGTCTGAAGGGTGTAGCCATTCATGGTTGACCAATTTATCAGCAGAATTAGTTTACATATAGGAAGACTTTGTGTGCCCTTTTCTTGGCCAATTTACATGCACCTATGATCATTCTGGGAAGGAAGACAACTTGCATAGCCTTCGCCAATAGAACAATAACACTCTGTGGTAATTAATCAAAAGATTCGGTAACATCAGAAATATGATTCATGAAATCACTTACTCTTCGATAATTTGAGCTTTCTGACAAAATGTGTAGAATAGGAGGCTAACTAAAGATATTGTCATTCGTCCAACCCAAAGTGTTAAGGAGCTATTGGAGATTTCCCGCCACTATGCTGCTATAGCATAGACATTTGAGTAGAGCAGTTCCCTCgataaaagagaaaagatgCCTCAGCCTAGCCTCCAAGTCGGCCGACAAGTGCAAGCTTAAGAAGAAAATTGGTAAGGTCAAAATGAAGAAGGTTGAGACACCAAACATTACAGCTGTGACTCATGACAAGGACTTCAAGTCCCATCGATTTCCCAACAAGGATAAAAAAACCTCATCGGAAGAGGATGCGAACAGAAAGTGGTGTCTTATTCATAAGTCAGATACATATGATTTGACTACTTATCGTGTTGTGCTTAAATTAGTAGAGAAGAATTTGGAGATGAAGTCCTTAAGTAGGCCTTCCGACTCTAAACCCTGGTAGCAGCCATCGCCTCAACTCCGAATCACAAAAATAAAACAGCAAATGCTTCTTGCGCATGGCCTCAAGGGACTAACCCATAGAGACATACCCCTTTGTAGTTCCCATTCTCCGAGTGCTATCGACATTAACTGAAAATGTCTGACCTCTAACCCTCCAATGACACCGTCGACACGCTCATGATGTCGGCGCGATTCCTGGCGAAAGACGGCTTGGAGGGGCGCTGGAGGGTGATGGTGTCGCTGCTGAGCATCATCATGACCGATGACATCACCGGCCGGACCGCTGGGTCTCCCTGAACGCACAACAGTCCTATGTGGATGCACCGCAACACATCGCCGTCTCGGAAACTGCCGCCCATGGATGCATCTACGATCTCCGACACGGTCCCGGCCTCCCAACGCTCCCATACCTGCACGAATCGTCGCCGTTGACCAAAGGGCATCGCAACGTGCGGCAACAATGGTGACTTGGATGTTTAGATTCTACTCACGGTGGTCAAGAGATCTCCGGACTGCTGCTGTGACTTGTAGCAGTCGTTGTTCTTCCTCCCCGTGACGATCTCCAGTACCATGACACCGAAGCTGAACGTGTCCGATTTGACGGAGTAGTTCCCGCGCATCACGTACTCCGGTGCCATGTACCCACTGAAACGAGGAGATCCAGAGACGGCTCAAACACTGAAACGTGAAGTGAACTTTGAACACAGTTAATGAACCATGTATTTTTGCAGCACTAACTAGGTGCCGACGACGCGGTTCGTGATGGCCTGCGTCTGGTCGCGCCCGAATATCCTCGCGAGGCCGAAGTCTGAAATCTTGGGGTTCATGTTCACGTCTAACAAGATGTTGCTGGCTTTGAGATCACGGTGGACCACTTTGAGCTGAGAGTCTTCATGCAGGTATTGCAGGCCTCGAGCAATGCCATTTATGATCTTGTATCTCATCCCCCAATCCAGCTGCTCACGTTTCTCAGTGTCTGATGAGTGATTGCACGTCGATCATAAAGAAATAGGCACTGATCAATGTGATGATACGAAACTCTGGAGGAGAAATTTGAGTTGAGAATGATTCAGTTAGTACCGAAGAGGATGAGATCGAGACTCCGGTTGGGCACGAACTCGTAGACGAGCAACCGCTCCTGCTGCTCTAGGCAGACGCCGACTAGCCTGACGAGGTTCTTGTGCTTCAGCTTGGCCACCAAGGCGAGCTCGTTTTTCAGCTCCTCCACTCCCTGCGTCGAGCTCTTCGACAGCCGCTTCACCGCTATCTCGTCGCCGTCCGGGAGGACACCCTGAGCAGATCAAACCAACGTTATTATTGATGAGAATTTTTCACTTCAGAAACATCCAGGACATGATCGTTCGGTACCTTGTACACCGCGCCGAACCCGCCTTCGCCGAGCTTGTTGCTCTCGTCGAAATCCCCTGTTGCAACTCGCAGGGTAGAGACGTCGATCATCATGGAGTCCACTATTTCGATGCCCTCTGCTTCGGCGGAATCCATGGCATCTGTTCAAATATCAATTGTATAAGTAATTTATTTTCAGATTATTCACGCTGTGAAATCAGAGAATTTTGCAGGAACATACATGGCTGCTTCGCTTGTGTTCttggccgccgtcgccgcctccaGAAACAGACGCAGGCGACAAGGTTCAAGGCTGCGACAGTAGGC from Phragmites australis chromosome 14, lpPhrAust1.1, whole genome shotgun sequence includes these protein-coding regions:
- the LOC133891058 gene encoding cysteine-rich receptor-like protein kinase 6 — protein: MAHHLLVLAVAAIVAVALLAPCVAGYPWPFCATRRNFKANSRYQAHLDLVTGTLPKNASSSPDLFATAVVGAIPEQLWAIGLCRGDVNATDCFSCLTQAFQDLPNDCSYDKDATIYYDPCMLHYSSNRRLPDDDSGVPYFMNYFANVTSDPGRFNRLVAVLVNATADYAAYNSSRRFATGEADFDQEYPKVYSLAQCTPDQTPANCRKCLVGLISQMVITNNTGGRALWVNCTYRYETEPFFNGPAMVRLASPISGAPAPAPTPALAPVVQPTIGTPAAAGGARKYSVPGVVVAVVLPTVAALNLVACVCFWRRRRRPRTQAKQPYAMDSAEAEGIEIVDSMMIDVSTLRVATGDFDESNKLGEGGFGAVYKGVLPDGDEIAVKRLSKSSTQGVEELKNELALVAKLKHKNLVRLVGVCLEQQERLLVYEFVPNRSLDLILFDTEKREQLDWGMRYKIINGIARGLQYLHEDSQLKVVHRDLKASNILLDVNMNPKISDFGLARIFGRDQTQAITNRVVGTYGYMAPEYVMRGNYSVKSDTFSFGVMVLEIVTGRKNNDCYKSQQQSGDLLTTVWERWEAGTVSEIVDASMGGSFRDGDVLRCIHIGLLCVQGDPAVRPVMSSVMMMLSSDTITLQRPSKPSFARNRADIMSVSTVSLEG